The Candidatus Brocadiia bacterium genome has a segment encoding these proteins:
- the thiS gene encoding sulfur carrier protein ThiS, giving the protein MHITVNGEKKELAEGLTVRGLLEKSGIVTNQVAVEVNLQIIPKTDFDKYVIKQDDKVEIISFVGGG; this is encoded by the coding sequence ATGCACATAACAGTTAACGGCGAGAAAAAAGAACTGGCTGAAGGGTTGACGGTTAGAGGATTGCTGGAAAAGTCCGGTATCGTTACCAATCAGGTGGCTGTAGAGGTCAACCTGCAGATTATTCCCAAAACTGACTTTGATAAATATGTTATCAAGCAGGATGATAAAGTAGAGATAATATCGTTCGTAGGCGGAGGTTAA